From a single Lewinella sp. LCG006 genomic region:
- a CDS encoding MFS transporter has protein sequence MIKRPPLSQLLIYALGQLGWSLASFGAANLLVYFYLPPESDGHSVFPAFIYQGAILGVATLIGFINFGGRIFDAITDPWIAAWSDNRPVAGGKRKKVMRLAALPFAGLSFLLFFPPVAGLSAYNACWLIAVVFLFYLFFTLYLVPYNALIPELGHHPPDRMRISTLISITWALGFVIGGMAYGIQGYFENFTDSVQAFQWTVGAFAAFSLVLMLVPAFFLKEETYAQQQSGLAVPPKEALGSVFKNKNFRLFIGSDLLYWLALTFIQQGVSYYVTALFGWPKEQASAFLAISFLASFLLYWPVNMGVKRFGKQGMLLSAFWVFLAVFAITALVTYLPLDKTVLFYLVAILAAYPLATFGIVPNALIADFVHEHEVATGQQQAGMFYAVRNFMMKIGISLAVLLFPSFLLLGKSASEPTGVIASAWAACVFCLMGYFIMRKVKLNTP, from the coding sequence ATGATAAAACGCCCCCCCTTATCCCAGCTCCTGATTTATGCCCTCGGCCAGCTGGGCTGGTCCCTGGCCAGTTTTGGTGCAGCTAATTTACTGGTTTACTTTTATCTCCCCCCAGAATCCGATGGCCATAGCGTTTTTCCTGCTTTTATTTATCAGGGAGCCATCCTGGGCGTAGCTACCCTGATTGGGTTCATCAACTTTGGCGGGCGTATTTTTGATGCCATCACCGACCCCTGGATTGCGGCCTGGTCAGACAATCGGCCAGTGGCCGGAGGTAAGCGAAAAAAAGTGATGCGTCTGGCCGCACTTCCTTTTGCGGGGCTGTCGTTTTTGTTGTTTTTCCCGCCGGTAGCAGGCTTAAGTGCTTATAATGCTTGTTGGCTGATTGCGGTGGTCTTTTTGTTTTACCTCTTTTTCACCTTGTACCTGGTGCCTTACAATGCGCTTATTCCTGAATTGGGGCATCATCCGCCAGACCGGATGCGTATCAGTACGCTCATTTCCATTACCTGGGCGCTGGGCTTTGTGATTGGAGGAATGGCTTATGGTATTCAAGGATATTTCGAAAATTTCACCGATAGTGTCCAGGCTTTTCAGTGGACGGTTGGCGCTTTTGCGGCTTTCTCTCTGGTGTTGATGCTCGTTCCTGCCTTTTTTCTTAAGGAAGAAACTTACGCTCAGCAGCAGAGCGGACTGGCAGTGCCCCCTAAAGAAGCACTCGGTTCCGTTTTTAAAAACAAAAACTTTCGCCTGTTTATTGGTTCTGATTTGTTGTACTGGCTGGCTTTGACCTTCATCCAACAAGGGGTAAGCTATTATGTCACCGCACTTTTTGGTTGGCCCAAAGAACAAGCTTCCGCATTTCTAGCCATCAGCTTTTTGGCGAGCTTTCTCTTGTATTGGCCTGTAAACATGGGGGTAAAACGCTTTGGAAAGCAAGGGATGCTGCTGAGTGCTTTTTGGGTTTTCCTTGCCGTTTTTGCGATCACCGCACTGGTAACCTACCTCCCTTTAGACAAAACCGTACTATTTTATTTGGTGGCCATCCTAGCAGCTTATCCACTTGCTACGTTTGGTATTGTACCAAATGCACTGATCGCTGATTTTGTCCACGAACATGAAGTAGCTACTGGACAACAACAGGCAGGGATGTTTTATGCTGTACGCAATTTCATGATGAAAATCGGGATAAGCCTGGCCGTGCTACTCTTTCCTTCCTTCTTATTACTCGGGAAAAGCGCCAGTGAACCTACGGGGGTAATTGCCAGTGCCTGGGCCGCCTGCGTTTTTTGCCTAATGGGCTATTTCATCATGAGGAAAGTCAAGCTTAACACGCCCTAA
- a CDS encoding MBL fold metallo-hydrolase, translated as MQNKLICELSTIWLLILALSSCAAPPQDPVSQAIHPSQPYAIVLGIAQDAGYPQTACQQACCAQVWEGVQSPQMVSCLGLVDPISEELWLLDATPDFREQWQLLTQELSTTTITQPSGVLITHAHLGHYTGLLQLGREVMGAASVPVFAMPRLGKFLRGNGPWSQLVELDNIVLQPLKSGHTVVLNERLKVTPITVPHRDEYSETVGFRVEGPGKSLLFIPDIDKWERWERSLADEIAAVDIAFLDATFFADGELPNRDMSKIPHPFVAETMDLLKEAPFTERQKVHFIHFNHTNPLLQAESPARQEVAERGFHLAFTGQRVEL; from the coding sequence ATGCAAAATAAGCTTATCTGTGAATTATCAACGATCTGGCTGCTGATATTAGCCCTTTCGTCCTGTGCTGCACCGCCCCAGGACCCCGTGTCTCAAGCGATACATCCTTCCCAGCCTTACGCGATTGTTCTGGGGATTGCCCAAGATGCTGGTTACCCGCAAACGGCTTGCCAACAAGCTTGTTGCGCACAAGTGTGGGAAGGGGTGCAATCCCCTCAAATGGTAAGCTGCCTCGGCTTGGTAGACCCCATCTCTGAAGAACTGTGGCTGCTGGATGCTACGCCCGATTTTCGGGAGCAGTGGCAGCTCTTGACGCAGGAATTGTCCACAACAACTATTACTCAGCCCAGCGGCGTATTGATTACCCACGCGCATTTAGGGCATTATACCGGATTGTTGCAGTTGGGACGGGAAGTGATGGGCGCGGCTTCGGTACCCGTTTTTGCTATGCCGCGTCTTGGGAAATTCCTGCGTGGCAACGGGCCCTGGTCTCAGCTGGTGGAATTAGACAACATCGTTCTCCAACCGCTGAAGTCAGGTCATACCGTTGTACTCAATGAACGCCTGAAGGTAACTCCGATAACCGTACCCCACCGCGATGAATACTCGGAGACGGTAGGCTTTAGGGTGGAAGGACCAGGAAAAAGCCTGTTGTTTATTCCTGATATCGACAAGTGGGAACGTTGGGAGCGTTCTCTTGCCGATGAAATAGCTGCTGTTGACATCGCTTTTCTGGATGCCACTTTTTTTGCAGATGGCGAATTGCCCAATCGGGATATGAGTAAAATTCCTCATCCTTTTGTTGCGGAAACCATGGATTTGCTCAAAGAAGCTCCCTTTACCGAAAGACAAAAGGTGCATTTTATTCACTTCAATCACACCAATCCTCTTCTTCAAGCTGAAAGCCCCGCTCGGCAAGAAGTAGCGGAGCGAGGCTTTCATTTAGCTTTTACCGGCCAGCGGGTAGAGCTTTAG
- a CDS encoding T9SS type A sorting domain-containing protein, with protein sequence MKHVLLSIFALLFTYSISAATYRNFVSYEVINGGNTVRIWVDSDTAPGETTLAEIRWDNGIGGFNYSGLINGVFDTGDINPNANWYVDITIPTGVNNADSQLATKNQSGSNYGFTDFIYPLTALPVTLKIISVKAEETYINLSFTTATETNNAYFHIERSTDSRNWEKLGSIAGAGTTQEEQHYQFLDVAPAPGLNYYRIKQVDYDGSFSYSSIVSARWEGKINVQLYPNPTDELLQISGLPDDEGPITIEIIDMAGRIVLRQNWTQSAINVAQLADGVYSLRILSTAGVMDNQRLFIH encoded by the coding sequence ATGAAACACGTATTACTAAGTATTTTCGCCTTATTATTTACCTACTCTATTTCAGCAGCTACATATAGAAATTTTGTTTCTTATGAGGTAATTAATGGTGGTAACACAGTAAGAATATGGGTAGATTCAGACACTGCACCTGGAGAAACTACTCTTGCTGAAATTAGATGGGACAATGGAATTGGAGGGTTTAATTATTCAGGGTTAATTAATGGCGTTTTTGACACTGGTGATATTAACCCTAATGCAAATTGGTATGTAGATATCACAATTCCAACAGGAGTTAATAATGCTGATTCGCAGCTAGCTACCAAAAACCAAAGCGGTTCAAATTATGGCTTCACTGATTTTATCTACCCATTAACAGCATTACCTGTAACATTGAAAATAATTTCGGTCAAGGCTGAAGAAACTTATATTAACCTCTCCTTCACCACCGCCACCGAAACCAACAACGCCTACTTCCACATTGAGCGGAGCACCGATAGCCGCAACTGGGAAAAACTTGGCAGCATCGCAGGTGCAGGCACCACACAGGAGGAACAACACTACCAGTTTCTGGACGTAGCCCCTGCCCCCGGTCTCAATTACTACCGGATCAAGCAGGTCGATTACGATGGGAGCTTCAGTTATTCCTCCATCGTCTCTGCGCGCTGGGAGGGTAAGATCAATGTTCAACTGTACCCTAATCCAACCGATGAGCTGCTGCAAATCAGTGGATTACCGGACGACGAAGGCCCCATTACCATTGAAATCATCGATATGGCGGGCCGAATCGTCCTCCGTCAAAACTGGACCCAGTCGGCGATCAATGTAGCGCAGCTTGCAGATGGTGTGTATTCCCTACGCATACTTTCTACTGCGGGCGTGATGGATAACCAAAGGTTGTTTATTCACTAA